One genomic region from Arthrobacter sp. YN encodes:
- a CDS encoding PucR family transcriptional regulator, with protein MAEPSKTTTKRKAATQALSPEKAETLRQLRANVGQLSTSTMRQLEKSLPWYSRLSSDERSALGLVAQNGIAAFVTWYERPSSPSWILTDVFGNAPTELTRSISLQKALQLIRIVVEVVEDQVPVIAPESDQPSLREAVLRYSREVAFAAADVYARAAESRGSWDTRLEALIVDAILRGENTDALRSRIAALGWKAQERFTVMVGNSPSEPSASYVSELRRTAGRFAEDALVGIQGDRLILILGGVQDRDTAYLKLSELFAPGAVVYGPEAGSLLEASSSAQAAFAGLTAARAWPSAPRPVAADDLLPERVVSGDDAARRSLIKNIYRPLLAASNGLVETLGTYLELGHSLEATARELFVHANTVRYRLKRVCDVTGWDPLLPREAFVLQTALVVGRLSAQPKAAPERHTSRSQN; from the coding sequence ATGGCAGAGCCGAGCAAAACCACCACCAAGCGCAAGGCAGCAACCCAGGCATTGTCGCCTGAAAAGGCCGAAACTCTGCGTCAACTCCGCGCCAACGTGGGCCAACTGTCCACCAGCACCATGCGCCAACTCGAGAAGTCGCTGCCCTGGTACAGCCGTTTGAGCTCCGATGAGCGCTCGGCACTGGGGCTCGTGGCACAGAACGGCATCGCGGCGTTCGTGACCTGGTACGAACGCCCCAGCTCGCCGTCCTGGATCCTCACGGACGTGTTCGGCAACGCCCCCACAGAACTGACCCGATCCATCAGCCTGCAAAAAGCCCTGCAGCTGATCCGCATCGTCGTGGAGGTGGTGGAGGACCAGGTTCCGGTGATCGCGCCTGAATCGGACCAGCCCTCACTTCGCGAAGCCGTCCTCCGGTACTCGCGGGAGGTGGCCTTTGCTGCTGCGGACGTCTACGCCCGGGCAGCCGAGTCCCGCGGCTCCTGGGATACCCGCCTGGAAGCACTGATCGTGGATGCCATCCTTCGCGGTGAGAATACCGATGCTCTGCGGTCCAGGATCGCAGCCCTTGGCTGGAAAGCCCAGGAGCGCTTCACAGTAATGGTGGGCAATTCGCCGTCAGAACCGAGCGCCAGCTACGTCAGCGAGCTTCGCCGGACTGCCGGGCGTTTCGCCGAGGACGCCCTGGTGGGAATCCAGGGTGACCGGCTCATCCTGATCCTTGGTGGTGTCCAGGACCGTGACACCGCGTACCTCAAACTCAGCGAACTTTTTGCGCCGGGCGCAGTGGTCTATGGTCCCGAGGCCGGGTCTTTGTTGGAAGCCAGCAGCTCGGCCCAGGCAGCATTCGCTGGCCTCACTGCCGCCCGCGCGTGGCCCTCCGCCCCACGACCAGTTGCCGCCGACGACCTCCTTCCAGAGCGTGTTGTCTCCGGTGACGACGCCGCCCGCAGGTCCTTGATCAAAAACATTTACCGGCCGCTGCTTGCCGCCTCCAACGGCTTGGTGGAGACCCTGGGAACCTATCTGGAGCTGGGGCATTCCCTGGAGGCCACGGCACGCGAACTGTTCGTCCATGCCAACACAGTGCGCTACCGTTTGAAGCGTGTCTGCGACGTGACAGGCTGGGATCCGCTCCTCCCAAGGGAAGCTTTTGTCCTCCAAACTGCCCTGGTGGTAGGCCGGCTTTCAGCCCAACCGAAAGCCGCTCCCGAACGTCATACGTCGCGTTCACAGAACTGA
- a CDS encoding ACP S-malonyltransferase, with protein sequence MLAIVCPGQGSQTPGFLAPWLELPSVEGQLANLSEIAGIDLKAHGTTSDEETIKDTAVAQPLIVAAGLVAATSLFDVELSTLPVILAGHSVGEITASALAGVLTEAEAMTFVRERANSMAAAAAVTPTGMSAVVGGDPAEVLAAIEAAGATPANVNGAGQTVAAGTFDQLKALAENPPAKARVIPLKVAGAFHTSHMAPAVSALESLKPSLSPQNPAVPLLSNYDGKEVTAGPAAVDSLIAQVSRPVRWDKCMETLVGRGVTGVIELAPAGTLAGLAKRGMPGVKTVAVKTPDDLSAALALFAELEGQA encoded by the coding sequence GTGCTTGCAATCGTCTGCCCTGGACAGGGCTCCCAGACCCCCGGATTTTTGGCCCCTTGGCTGGAACTCCCCTCCGTCGAAGGCCAACTGGCCAACCTGAGCGAGATCGCAGGCATTGACCTCAAGGCCCACGGCACCACCTCGGATGAAGAAACCATCAAGGACACTGCGGTGGCCCAGCCGCTGATTGTTGCGGCAGGGCTGGTAGCTGCCACGTCTCTTTTTGACGTCGAGCTCAGCACCCTTCCCGTGATCCTCGCTGGCCACTCCGTCGGTGAGATCACGGCTTCTGCCTTGGCCGGCGTCCTCACGGAAGCTGAAGCCATGACCTTCGTGCGGGAACGCGCCAACAGCATGGCCGCCGCAGCCGCTGTCACCCCCACCGGCATGAGTGCTGTGGTGGGCGGCGATCCCGCTGAGGTACTGGCAGCCATCGAAGCCGCCGGGGCAACGCCCGCGAACGTCAATGGCGCCGGACAGACAGTGGCAGCAGGAACCTTCGACCAGCTCAAGGCATTGGCAGAGAATCCGCCGGCGAAGGCACGCGTGATCCCCCTCAAGGTTGCGGGAGCATTCCACACCTCCCATATGGCTCCGGCCGTCAGCGCGCTTGAGTCCCTCAAACCGTCGCTTTCACCGCAGAACCCGGCCGTTCCCTTGCTGTCCAACTACGACGGCAAGGAAGTCACTGCCGGACCTGCCGCCGTCGACAGCCTGATCGCCCAGGTTTCCCGTCCCGTCCGCTGGGACAAATGCATGGAAACGCTCGTCGGCCGTGGTGTCACCGGCGTGATCGAGCTGGCCCCTGCCGGCACCCTCGCGGGACTCGCCAAGCGCGGCATGCCCGGCGTCAAGACCGTTGCCGTCAAAACCCCGGATGACCTGTCCGCGGCTCTCGCCCTCTTCGCAGAATTGGAGGGACAGGCATGA
- a CDS encoding beta-ketoacyl-ACP synthase III, with product MSTPVLNKAVVNENARILGIGAYRPDVIVTNDDVCQWIDSSDEWIRQRTGIITRHRAAADISVIDMAEGAAREALQQAGIEASQLGAVIVSTVTHPYATPSAAAALTERLGATPAPAFDISAACAGYCYGVAQADALVRSGAAQYVLVVGAEKLSDVIDNHERTISFLLGDGAGAVVVGPSDTPGIGPSVWGSDGSKWDAIGMTHSLEDVKKLGESARHSDEIDDPAILSATQDVWPTLRQDGQTVFRWAVWEMAKVAQQALDAAGIEASDLAAFVPHQANMRIIDEMVKKLKLPESVVIGRDIAQAGNTSAASIPLATHRLLQENPELSGGLALQIGFGAGLVFGAQVVVLP from the coding sequence ATGAGCACTCCCGTGTTGAACAAGGCTGTTGTCAACGAGAATGCCCGTATCCTGGGCATCGGCGCCTACCGCCCCGATGTCATTGTTACCAACGACGACGTCTGCCAGTGGATCGACTCCTCCGACGAGTGGATCCGCCAGCGCACCGGCATCATCACCCGCCACCGTGCTGCTGCTGACATCAGCGTCATTGACATGGCTGAAGGCGCCGCACGCGAAGCGTTGCAGCAGGCTGGAATCGAAGCGTCCCAACTGGGCGCCGTAATCGTGTCCACCGTGACGCACCCTTACGCTACGCCGTCGGCTGCCGCTGCGCTCACCGAACGTTTGGGCGCGACGCCGGCACCCGCCTTCGATATCTCGGCCGCCTGTGCCGGGTACTGCTATGGCGTGGCCCAGGCCGATGCCCTGGTTCGTTCCGGCGCAGCACAATACGTCCTGGTTGTTGGCGCGGAGAAGCTTTCCGATGTCATCGACAACCACGAACGCACCATCTCGTTCCTCCTTGGCGACGGCGCAGGTGCTGTGGTGGTTGGCCCGTCCGACACTCCTGGCATCGGCCCCTCCGTCTGGGGCTCAGACGGCAGCAAGTGGGACGCCATCGGCATGACCCACTCCCTCGAGGACGTCAAGAAGCTGGGCGAGTCCGCCCGGCACTCCGATGAAATCGACGATCCCGCCATTCTTTCGGCAACACAGGATGTTTGGCCCACCCTGCGGCAGGACGGTCAGACCGTGTTCCGCTGGGCCGTGTGGGAGATGGCCAAGGTTGCCCAGCAGGCACTGGACGCCGCCGGAATTGAAGCAAGCGACCTCGCTGCCTTCGTTCCGCACCAGGCAAACATGCGGATCATCGACGAGATGGTCAAGAAGCTCAAGCTTCCCGAATCCGTTGTCATCGGCCGCGACATCGCCCAAGCGGGCAATACCTCCGCGGCGTCGATCCCGCTGGCAACGCACCGCCTGCTTCAGGAAAACCCTGAACTGAGCGGCGGCCTGGCCCTGCAGATCGGGTTCGGCGCCGGTCTGGTCTTCGGCGCCCAGGTAGTGGTCCTGCCGTAG
- a CDS encoding acyl carrier protein: MASNEEILAGLAEIVNEETGLATEAVELDKSFTEDLDIDSISMMTIVVNAEEKFGVRIPDEEVKNLKTVGDAVSFIANAQA; encoded by the coding sequence ATGGCTAGCAACGAAGAAATCCTGGCCGGCCTGGCTGAAATCGTCAACGAAGAGACGGGCCTCGCCACCGAAGCCGTAGAGCTCGACAAGTCCTTCACCGAGGACCTGGACATCGACTCCATCTCCATGATGACCATCGTCGTCAACGCTGAAGAGAAGTTCGGCGTCCGCATTCCGGACGAAGAGGTCAAGAACCTCAAGACCGTCGGCGACGCCGTCAGCTTCATCGCCAACGCACAGGCCTAG
- a CDS encoding beta-ketoacyl-[acyl-carrier-protein] synthase family protein: MARKVVITGLGATTPIGGDVPTMWQNALKGVSGARTLEDEWVAKYDLPVHFAARCSTPALEVLNRVEAKRMDPSTQFGVIAAREAWSDSGIEEIDHDRLAVAFATGIGGVWTLLDAWDTLRDKGPRRVLPMTVPMLMPNGVAAAVSLDLGARAGAHTPVSACASGTEALHLGLDLIRSGKADVVVCGGAEAAIHPMPLAAFSSMQALSRRNDEPERASRPYDTDRDGFVMGEGAGALVLEAEEHAIARGARIYAELAGTSVTADAYHITAPDPEGLGATRALKAAMFDGRIQAEDVVHVNAHATSTPVGDKPEYTALRAALGTHVDNVAVSATKSQMGHLLGASGAVEAVLTVLAVYERKAPVTINLENQDPEIPLDVVTSVRDLPSGDIVALSNSFGFGGHNAVIAVRNV; encoded by the coding sequence ATGGCACGCAAAGTAGTCATAACCGGTCTGGGGGCCACCACTCCCATCGGCGGCGACGTACCCACAATGTGGCAGAACGCGCTGAAAGGGGTCTCCGGCGCCCGCACGCTCGAAGACGAGTGGGTGGCCAAATACGACCTCCCCGTTCACTTTGCTGCCCGGTGCTCCACGCCGGCACTTGAGGTTCTGAACCGCGTCGAGGCCAAGCGCATGGACCCATCCACGCAGTTTGGTGTCATCGCCGCACGTGAAGCCTGGTCCGACTCCGGTATCGAAGAGATAGACCACGACCGTCTGGCAGTAGCCTTCGCCACGGGCATCGGCGGTGTTTGGACCCTCCTGGATGCTTGGGACACGCTCAGGGACAAGGGCCCGCGCCGGGTCCTGCCCATGACCGTTCCCATGCTCATGCCCAACGGCGTGGCCGCAGCGGTCAGCCTCGACCTCGGCGCCCGCGCCGGAGCGCACACCCCCGTTTCGGCGTGTGCGTCCGGCACCGAAGCCCTCCACCTCGGCCTGGACCTGATCCGCTCCGGCAAAGCAGACGTCGTTGTGTGCGGTGGCGCTGAAGCTGCCATCCACCCGATGCCGTTGGCCGCGTTCTCCTCCATGCAGGCATTGTCCCGCCGCAACGACGAGCCGGAGCGTGCCTCCCGCCCGTACGACACCGACCGCGACGGTTTCGTCATGGGTGAAGGTGCCGGCGCACTGGTCCTTGAGGCCGAGGAACACGCCATTGCCCGTGGCGCCCGGATCTATGCCGAACTGGCCGGAACGTCCGTCACAGCGGATGCTTACCACATCACCGCACCGGACCCCGAAGGCCTTGGTGCTACCCGCGCTCTGAAGGCGGCAATGTTCGATGGCCGCATCCAGGCCGAGGACGTGGTCCACGTCAACGCACATGCCACGTCGACTCCTGTCGGTGACAAGCCCGAGTACACGGCGCTGCGTGCTGCTCTGGGGACCCACGTAGACAACGTGGCGGTCTCTGCCACCAAGTCGCAGATGGGCCACCTCCTGGGCGCTTCAGGGGCCGTTGAAGCAGTATTGACCGTGCTGGCGGTCTACGAGCGCAAGGCCCCAGTGACCATCAACCTCGAAAACCAGGATCCCGAGATCCCCCTCGACGTCGTGACGTCCGTCCGCGATCTTCCCAGCGGCGACATCGTGGCACTGAGCAACTCCTTCGGCTTCGGCGGACACAACGCCGTCATTGCGGTCAGGAACGTCTGA
- a CDS encoding DUF3145 domain-containing protein — protein MSVATTRGVLFVHSAPTALCPHVEWAIGSVVDKRTDLEWTPQPAAPGMFRAELSWTGTPGTGAQLASALRGWAHLRYEVTEEPSQGVDGARWSHTPELGIFHAVTDVHGNIMVTEDRIRYAYESGAGDPSAVYHELSLALGEAWDEELEPFRHAAEGAPVRWLHQVG, from the coding sequence ATGTCTGTTGCAACAACCCGCGGTGTCCTGTTTGTGCACTCGGCCCCTACGGCACTTTGCCCGCACGTTGAGTGGGCCATTGGATCGGTCGTGGACAAGCGGACCGATCTTGAGTGGACCCCTCAACCTGCTGCGCCTGGAATGTTCCGGGCGGAGTTGTCGTGGACGGGAACGCCCGGCACGGGGGCGCAGTTGGCGTCGGCCCTTCGGGGCTGGGCCCACTTGCGTTATGAGGTCACCGAAGAACCGAGCCAGGGAGTGGACGGAGCCCGTTGGTCCCACACCCCGGAGCTTGGAATTTTCCATGCCGTCACCGACGTCCATGGCAACATCATGGTTACCGAGGACCGCATCCGCTATGCCTATGAATCAGGTGCAGGTGACCCCTCAGCTGTCTACCACGAGTTGTCCCTGGCGCTGGGTGAGGCGTGGGACGAGGAACTCGAACCCTTCCGGCATGCAGCAGAGGGCGCTCCGGTTCGCTGGTTGCACCAGGTCGGTTAG
- a CDS encoding tyrosine recombinase XerC — protein MLSALAGFRRYLEGERARSAHTVRAYLADVESLLGFAVQEGIEELGQLELGSLRRWLGAQSEAGMARATLARRAATARSFTAWALREELIATDPAIRLQAPKRDKSLPGVLQQQQVTRMVDDLNTAASEGGPMAVRNRAMVELLYATGVRVGELAGLDIDDLDPDRRTLRVLGKGNKERTVPYGVPAAVAVDDWLRRGRPAVVTPSSGPALFLGVRGNRVDPRQIRAVVSELLQALGDTSATGPHALRHSAATHLLDGGADLRAVQEILGHSSLATTQIYTHVSVDRLRKSYQQAHPRA, from the coding sequence ATGCTCAGCGCCCTTGCTGGCTTTCGCCGCTACCTGGAGGGTGAACGGGCGAGGTCGGCGCACACTGTGCGTGCTTATCTTGCAGATGTGGAGAGCCTCCTCGGTTTTGCCGTGCAGGAAGGTATCGAAGAGCTCGGCCAGCTCGAGCTGGGTTCCCTGCGTCGCTGGCTGGGTGCGCAAAGTGAAGCGGGCATGGCCCGGGCGACCCTGGCCCGCCGGGCTGCCACGGCCAGGTCTTTCACCGCCTGGGCCCTGCGGGAGGAACTCATTGCCACAGACCCGGCGATCCGGCTTCAGGCACCCAAACGGGACAAATCTCTGCCAGGAGTCCTTCAGCAGCAGCAGGTAACCCGGATGGTGGATGACCTGAATACGGCAGCCTCAGAAGGAGGCCCCATGGCTGTTCGCAACCGGGCCATGGTGGAGCTCCTGTACGCCACCGGAGTTCGCGTTGGAGAACTTGCCGGCCTGGATATTGATGACCTCGACCCGGACCGGCGGACTCTCCGGGTCCTGGGCAAGGGAAACAAGGAGCGGACTGTCCCGTATGGGGTCCCGGCAGCTGTGGCAGTCGATGACTGGCTTCGTCGGGGACGTCCTGCAGTGGTCACCCCCAGCAGCGGACCGGCCCTCTTTTTGGGCGTACGGGGCAACCGGGTTGATCCACGCCAGATCCGGGCCGTTGTCAGCGAGTTGCTGCAAGCTTTGGGCGATACGTCGGCCACGGGACCGCATGCGCTCAGGCACAGCGCGGCAACCCACCTTTTGGACGGGGGAGCGGACCTGCGCGCCGTCCAGGAAATTCTAGGACACAGCAGCCTGGCGACCACGCAGATTTATACCCATGTGTCCGTGGACCGGCTGAGGAAAAGCTATCAGCAGGCGCACCCCAGGGCTTGA
- the dprA gene encoding DNA-processing protein DprA: protein MTDIESKGSNPVAAMGMQDKERIARAALARLMEPQDSVGLALVRALGAVDALGVATGELATGPTVEQEVSALLVEAGGPSTWVGLPATLRRWAPRVGDLAPERDLETMRRLGGRLIIPGDELWPEQLEDLGLQEPLCLWWRGQEQPLPPLGRTIALVGSRDSTSYGASVTGDFAYGLAQRGYAVISGGAYGIDAHAHRGALSGGGAGLPTIAVMAGGVDRFYPSGNEDLLRAVATQGAVISEVPPGSAPTRYRFLQRNRIIAALASVTVVVEARWRSGALNTAHHAESIGRVVATVPGSIHSANSAGCHRLLRDGGAVCVTDVGEIAELAGAIGESTSEEKSADTSVHDGLSLEDLILLDALPLRSTSSVEKLTVVAGLSPDAVRAGLGRLGLMGLASSERGAWKRAKNT from the coding sequence ATGACAGACATTGAATCGAAGGGAAGCAATCCAGTGGCAGCAATGGGGATGCAGGACAAAGAACGGATTGCGCGGGCAGCACTTGCCCGGCTCATGGAGCCGCAGGACTCCGTGGGGCTCGCCTTGGTACGGGCTCTCGGGGCGGTTGATGCCCTGGGCGTGGCCACCGGGGAACTGGCGACAGGTCCCACCGTGGAGCAGGAGGTGTCCGCCCTGCTGGTTGAGGCCGGGGGACCGTCCACGTGGGTGGGGCTCCCGGCTACTCTCCGGAGATGGGCGCCGCGCGTTGGTGACCTCGCCCCGGAACGCGACCTTGAAACCATGCGTCGCCTGGGTGGGCGCTTGATCATTCCCGGGGATGAGTTATGGCCGGAGCAACTGGAGGACCTTGGACTCCAGGAACCGCTCTGTTTGTGGTGGCGGGGCCAGGAGCAGCCGCTGCCGCCCTTGGGTCGAACCATTGCCTTGGTGGGGTCAAGAGACAGTACGAGTTATGGTGCGTCCGTTACGGGAGATTTCGCGTATGGCTTGGCGCAGCGTGGCTACGCGGTGATCTCCGGAGGGGCCTATGGCATCGATGCCCATGCGCACCGTGGGGCGCTCAGTGGTGGGGGAGCCGGGCTGCCCACCATTGCCGTGATGGCCGGCGGTGTGGACCGCTTCTACCCCTCCGGCAACGAGGACCTGCTTCGGGCTGTCGCCACCCAGGGGGCTGTCATCTCGGAGGTGCCGCCTGGGTCAGCCCCTACCCGGTACCGGTTCCTGCAGCGGAACAGGATCATTGCCGCGCTGGCATCCGTCACCGTCGTGGTGGAGGCTCGTTGGCGCTCCGGTGCACTTAACACTGCTCATCATGCTGAATCGATCGGCAGGGTTGTTGCGACAGTTCCGGGATCCATTCACAGCGCCAACTCGGCAGGTTGCCACCGCCTGCTGCGGGACGGAGGAGCTGTCTGCGTCACTGACGTGGGCGAGATTGCAGAACTGGCCGGGGCGATCGGAGAATCCACCAGTGAGGAAAAAAGCGCCGACACGTCAGTGCACGATGGCTTGTCGCTGGAAGATCTCATTCTTCTGGATGCTCTGCCCCTCCGATCCACCAGTTCAGTGGAGAAGCTGACCGTGGTGGCGGGCCTGAGCCCGGATGCTGTGCGTGCAGGCCTCGGTCGGCTGGGACTCATGGGATTGGCCAGCTCGGAACGTGGCGCCTGGAAACGGGCCAAAAACACCTGA
- a CDS encoding YifB family Mg chelatase-like AAA ATPase encodes MGVGRSYCVALVGLNGYIVEVEADIGQTLPNFVILGLPDAALNEAKERIRSAAQNSGIPLSRRKITANLIPASLPKRGSGFDLAITMAVLCAANDVRSIGGTVFIAELGLDGRLRPVRGILPAVMAAVQAGYPDIVVADSNAAEASLVPGANVRGYKTLARLAFDFGADPKELALDYDPGDCCVPDDDDGDHAMVPDLCDVSGQGEARRALEVAAAGGHHMLLTGPPGAGKTMLAERLPGLLPDLADNAAMEVTAIHSLAAVQSSAVRLIRRPPFENPHHSATAAAIIGGGSGLPRPGAASRAHRGVLFLDEAPEYERRVLDALRQPLESGELVIHRSAGTAAYPARFQLILAANPCPCGKASGKGMDCTCTAMMRRRYFGRMSGPLLDRVDIQLQVERVSLADFGQAGREEDTGAVAARVLTAREAQLDRLRELGLETNSQVPGRTLRGELRLSSGTTRILDTALERGTLTARGYDRVLRLAWTLADLGHGGTPDVDHIGQALVLRQAAGAT; translated from the coding sequence ATGGGGGTGGGGCGCAGCTACTGCGTTGCCCTGGTGGGCCTCAACGGCTACATCGTGGAGGTTGAAGCCGATATCGGCCAGACGCTTCCGAACTTTGTCATTCTGGGCCTGCCGGACGCTGCACTGAATGAAGCCAAGGAACGAATCCGGTCGGCTGCCCAAAACTCCGGGATACCGCTGAGCCGGCGAAAGATCACAGCCAACCTGATTCCGGCGTCCCTCCCAAAACGGGGCTCCGGCTTTGACCTGGCGATCACCATGGCGGTTCTTTGCGCAGCCAACGACGTCCGTTCCATCGGCGGGACGGTCTTCATCGCGGAACTGGGCTTGGACGGTCGGTTGCGGCCGGTCCGGGGCATTCTGCCGGCGGTGATGGCGGCCGTTCAGGCTGGCTATCCGGACATCGTGGTAGCTGACTCAAACGCCGCGGAGGCTTCCTTGGTACCGGGGGCGAACGTCCGCGGGTACAAGACGCTCGCCAGGCTTGCGTTCGACTTCGGGGCCGACCCCAAGGAGTTGGCCCTCGACTACGACCCCGGGGACTGCTGCGTCCCTGACGACGACGACGGCGACCATGCCATGGTGCCGGACCTCTGCGACGTGTCGGGCCAAGGCGAGGCGCGCCGGGCCCTTGAAGTCGCCGCCGCCGGCGGCCACCACATGTTGCTGACAGGGCCGCCGGGTGCTGGAAAAACAATGCTGGCGGAGCGTCTGCCCGGACTGCTCCCGGATTTGGCAGATAACGCTGCGATGGAGGTGACGGCCATCCATTCGTTGGCCGCCGTGCAATCATCGGCCGTTCGGCTGATCCGTAGGCCGCCTTTCGAGAACCCGCATCACAGTGCCACAGCTGCGGCCATCATTGGCGGTGGATCCGGGCTCCCGCGCCCGGGTGCTGCCTCCCGGGCGCATCGCGGTGTGTTGTTCCTGGACGAAGCCCCGGAGTATGAGCGCCGAGTGCTCGATGCGCTCCGGCAGCCGCTGGAGAGTGGGGAACTGGTCATTCACCGCTCGGCAGGAACGGCGGCATACCCAGCCCGTTTCCAACTCATCCTTGCTGCCAACCCTTGCCCGTGCGGGAAGGCGTCAGGCAAGGGTATGGACTGCACATGTACTGCCATGATGCGGCGGCGGTACTTCGGGAGGATGTCGGGCCCGCTGCTGGACCGGGTAGACATCCAGCTCCAGGTTGAACGGGTCTCCTTGGCGGATTTCGGTCAAGCAGGACGGGAAGAGGACACAGGCGCTGTAGCGGCCCGGGTATTGACAGCGAGGGAAGCCCAGTTGGATCGGCTGCGGGAATTGGGGCTTGAAACGAACTCTCAAGTTCCAGGACGCACCTTGCGAGGCGAACTAAGGCTGTCGTCGGGGACCACCCGGATCCTGGACACCGCATTGGAACGAGGCACGTTGACTGCCCGCGGTTACGATCGCGTCCTTCGGTTGGCATGGACGCTCGCCGACCTGGGACACGGCGGGACACCGGATGTTGACCACATCGGCCAGGCGCTCGTGCTGCGACAAGCGGCGGGTGCGACATGA
- a CDS encoding YraN family protein, whose product MMVMRAKDLLGRSGEALAAGFLENQGMRILDRNWRCADGEIDIVAIDGDTLVVAEVKTRRSLAYGHPFEAVGTAKLARLHRLASWWCREHELKAPRRRVDVVSVIDDGVGEPELDHLRGVG is encoded by the coding sequence GTGATGGTCATGAGAGCAAAAGACCTGCTGGGCCGGAGCGGCGAGGCCCTGGCGGCCGGTTTTCTGGAAAACCAGGGGATGCGGATCCTCGATCGTAATTGGCGATGCGCAGACGGTGAAATCGACATCGTCGCGATCGACGGAGACACCCTGGTGGTGGCTGAAGTCAAAACCCGCCGGAGCCTTGCCTACGGGCATCCTTTTGAAGCGGTGGGGACTGCCAAGTTGGCCCGGCTCCACCGCTTGGCTTCATGGTGGTGCCGGGAACATGAGCTGAAGGCACCCCGCAGACGCGTCGACGTCGTGTCGGTCATCGACGACGGCGTGGGCGAGCCTGAGCTTGACCACCTGCGGGGTGTGGGCTGA
- a CDS encoding DUF2469 domain-containing protein: protein MSAEDLENYETDMELQLYREYRDVVGLFSYVVETERRFYLANHVDLQARSADGEVYFDLTLQDAWVWDVYRSARFVKNVRVITFKDVNVEELPRSEDLSLPKDGGLGDLGDLGN from the coding sequence ATGAGTGCCGAGGACCTTGAGAACTATGAAACCGACATGGAGCTGCAGCTCTACCGCGAGTACAGGGATGTTGTCGGTCTGTTCAGCTACGTCGTGGAAACTGAACGACGGTTCTACCTGGCCAATCATGTGGATTTACAGGCACGCAGCGCGGACGGTGAAGTCTACTTCGACCTGACCCTGCAGGATGCCTGGGTATGGGATGTTTACCGCTCAGCCCGTTTCGTGAAGAACGTCCGCGTGATCACGTTCAAGGACGTCAATGTTGAAGAACTGCCCCGCAGTGAAGACCTGTCCTTGCCCAAGGATGGCGGGCTCGGAGACTTGGGCGATCTCGGAAACTAG
- a CDS encoding ribonuclease HII, whose amino-acid sequence MATTAAGPTGKTQVKVPAKTKKKAKPTTKAKSPVGFPTLDVERSFLTPGVRLLAGVDEVGRGALAGPVSVGIAVVNLEDHGLLADVRDSKLLKPEDRDRLEPLVREWAVASAVGHASSREIDDIGIIAALRLAGTRAWLEILAGGTTPDVVLLDGSHNWLSPDVQASLFDEPTPGPWCEAPVHTRVKADMSCLSVAAASVLAKVARDRIMVDLHSEVPAYGWNENKGYATSAHRDVIRLQGPSAYHRTSWNLTGPDAG is encoded by the coding sequence ATGGCAACAACGGCTGCCGGCCCCACGGGCAAGACTCAGGTCAAAGTCCCGGCCAAGACCAAGAAGAAGGCCAAGCCCACCACCAAGGCCAAGAGCCCTGTGGGTTTCCCCACCCTTGACGTGGAGCGGTCCTTCCTGACGCCCGGCGTGCGGTTGCTGGCCGGTGTGGATGAGGTGGGCCGTGGCGCCCTGGCAGGACCCGTCAGTGTAGGGATTGCTGTGGTCAACCTCGAGGATCATGGCTTGTTGGCCGATGTGCGGGACAGCAAACTTCTCAAGCCCGAGGACCGTGACAGGCTGGAACCCTTGGTCCGCGAATGGGCGGTTGCCTCCGCCGTAGGGCACGCCTCGTCCAGGGAAATTGATGACATTGGCATTATTGCCGCCTTGCGCCTGGCAGGGACGCGTGCGTGGCTGGAGATCCTGGCCGGCGGAACCACGCCCGACGTCGTCCTCCTGGATGGCAGCCACAACTGGCTCTCCCCGGATGTTCAGGCTTCCCTCTTTGACGAGCCCACACCGGGACCTTGGTGCGAGGCTCCCGTACATACCCGTGTCAAAGCAGACATGAGCTGCCTCAGCGTTGCCGCCGCCAGCGTCCTGGCCAAAGTGGCCCGTGACCGCATCATGGTTGACCTCCATTCGGAGGTCCCTGCCTACGGGTGGAACGAGAACAAGGGATATGCCACCTCCGCCCACAGGGATGTGATCCGGCTCCAGGGGCCCAGCGCCTACCACCGGACCAGTTGGAACCTGACGGGGCCTGACGCCGGCTGA